In the Pseudomonas sp. ADAK2 genome, one interval contains:
- the tssC gene encoding type VI secretion system contractile sheath large subunit, whose amino-acid sequence MNDKQTVTQQDGDLVEVENFAPQSSLLDSIISQSRVARSETERTRTRDLIGELVSQVLEGEMTPSKDLIAVLDARIAEIDAMLSEQMNEIMHAREFQQLEASWRGLKYQVDQTETSTTLKIHLLNASKKDLVRDLKSASEFDQSALFKKIYEEEYGTFGGAPFGMLLGDYEFNRSPEDMYLLEEISHVAAAAHAPFISAASPELFGWDSFTDMSGPRDLAKIFDTVEYAKWKSFRASEDSRYVGLTLPHVLGRLPYGPDTTPVEEFNFVESVDGRDHNKYLWMNAAYALGTRVTDAFSRYGWCVAIRGVEGGGLVEGLPTHTFKTDDGEIALKCPTEIAITDRREKELSDLGFIPLVHCKGTDYAAFFGTQSAQKQKHYNTDIANANARLSAQLQYIFATSRIAHYMKAIMRDKIGSFASRKDVEMFLNKWLSSYVLLDDTASQEAKAKFPLREARAEVFEVPGKPGVYKAVTYLRPHYQLDELTASLRLVAELPQSTRG is encoded by the coding sequence ATGAACGATAAGCAAACCGTGACTCAACAGGACGGCGATCTGGTTGAAGTGGAAAACTTCGCCCCGCAATCCTCGCTGCTCGACAGCATCATTTCGCAAAGCCGTGTGGCGCGCTCCGAGACTGAGCGCACCCGCACACGTGATTTGATCGGCGAACTGGTCAGCCAGGTGCTCGAAGGCGAAATGACGCCGAGCAAGGACCTGATTGCCGTGCTCGATGCGCGCATCGCCGAAATCGACGCGATGCTCTCCGAGCAGATGAACGAAATCATGCATGCTCGCGAATTCCAGCAACTGGAAGCGTCGTGGCGTGGCCTGAAGTATCAGGTGGACCAGACCGAAACCAGCACCACGCTGAAGATTCACCTGCTCAATGCGTCGAAGAAAGACCTGGTGCGCGACCTCAAGTCCGCCTCCGAATTCGACCAGAGCGCGCTGTTCAAAAAGATCTACGAAGAAGAATACGGCACCTTCGGTGGTGCACCGTTCGGCATGTTGCTGGGTGATTACGAGTTCAATCGCAGCCCCGAAGACATGTACCTGCTCGAAGAGATTTCCCATGTCGCCGCCGCGGCCCATGCACCGTTTATCTCGGCGGCTTCGCCAGAGCTGTTCGGCTGGGATTCGTTTACCGACATGTCCGGCCCACGGGACCTGGCGAAGATTTTCGATACCGTCGAATACGCCAAGTGGAAGTCGTTCCGCGCCTCCGAAGACTCGCGTTATGTCGGTCTGACGTTGCCCCACGTGCTGGGTCGCCTGCCTTATGGCCCGGATACCACGCCAGTTGAAGAATTCAACTTCGTGGAAAGCGTCGATGGCCGCGACCACAACAAGTACCTGTGGATGAACGCCGCCTACGCGCTGGGCACTCGGGTCACCGACGCGTTCTCGCGATACGGCTGGTGCGTGGCGATTCGCGGTGTCGAGGGTGGAGGTCTGGTGGAAGGCCTGCCGACGCACACGTTCAAAACCGATGACGGCGAAATTGCCCTCAAGTGCCCGACCGAAATCGCCATCACCGACCGTCGTGAAAAAGAACTGTCGGACCTTGGCTTCATTCCGCTGGTGCACTGCAAAGGCACCGACTATGCCGCGTTCTTCGGCACTCAGTCGGCGCAGAAACAGAAGCACTACAACACCGACATCGCCAACGCCAACGCCCGGCTTTCCGCGCAGCTGCAATACATCTTCGCCACGTCGCGCATCGCGCATTACATGAAGGCGATCATGCGCGACAAGATCGGCAGCTTCGCGTCCCGCAAGGACGTCGAGATGTTCCTCAACAAGTGGCTGTCGAGCTATGTGCTGCTGGATGACACCGCCAGCCAGGAAGCCAAGGCCAAATTCCCGTTGCGCGAAGCGCGGGCTGAAGTGTTCGAGGTTCCCGGCAAACCAGGTGTGTACAAGGCCGTGACGTACCTGCGTCCACATTACCAACTGGACGAGCTGACCGCTTCGTTGCGCCTGGTCGCCGAATTGCCGCAATCGACTCGCGGCTGA
- a CDS encoding immunity protein Tsi6 family protein: MTSEQVQMFDDYVASRSYQTAGAGRDNLLKTPITALDYIDNAIAITALRYNGRPELQIYSSSLIQLQFIKNVLLGIEKDKARLHQLTIGAWAGKEFEANDPELASALGNAFYIGHQIAQGLKIQLPNGLPP; the protein is encoded by the coding sequence TTGACCAGCGAGCAGGTTCAAATGTTTGATGATTACGTGGCGTCGCGTAGCTATCAAACCGCTGGAGCCGGAAGGGACAACCTCCTGAAAACACCAATAACGGCCCTGGATTACATCGACAATGCGATAGCAATAACCGCCCTGAGATACAACGGGCGCCCGGAACTCCAGATCTACTCAAGCTCGTTGATTCAATTGCAATTCATCAAAAACGTGTTGCTTGGCATTGAAAAAGATAAAGCGAGGCTACACCAGTTGACTATCGGTGCCTGGGCCGGCAAAGAGTTTGAAGCCAATGACCCTGAACTTGCCAGCGCCCTGGGAAATGCCTTCTACATTGGCCATCAGATTGCACAGGGCTTAAAGATTCAGCTGCCTAATGGGCTGCCGCCATAA
- a CDS encoding DcrB-related protein: MDYQLQEGSIVLPEGFQDRTVNMFVLGNSIPAPLNITISRDNMLPAEDLKTYIERQVKLIAAKLRGYTLLSKKAATLSSEHPRSGIQVDAYYMNDGSPVYQRQAAFEIEQGRILVFSTTSQADFSATQNENWLQLLTSFQPRQDTAPTDIEQE, encoded by the coding sequence ATGGACTATCAGCTTCAGGAAGGATCTATTGTACTGCCGGAAGGTTTTCAGGACCGCACGGTCAATATGTTTGTGCTTGGCAACAGCATTCCGGCTCCGCTGAACATCACGATCTCGCGCGACAACATGCTGCCGGCCGAGGATCTGAAAACGTACATCGAGCGTCAGGTGAAACTCATTGCCGCCAAACTGCGCGGTTACACCTTGCTCAGCAAGAAGGCTGCCACGTTATCCAGCGAGCATCCGCGCTCTGGCATCCAGGTGGATGCTTATTACATGAACGACGGTAGTCCGGTGTATCAACGTCAGGCGGCTTTCGAGATAGAGCAGGGTCGCATTCTCGTGTTTTCAACGACGAGCCAGGCTGATTTCAGCGCCACTCAAAATGAGAACTGGCTGCAACTGCTGACAAGCTTCCAACCACGCCAGGACACCGCGCCCACTGACATCGAACAGGAGTAA
- the tssB gene encoding type VI secretion system contractile sheath small subunit encodes MAKKESTQHKLDRVRAPRVHITYDVDIGDAQEKKELPFVVGVLGDFSGNPLEPLPKLKERKFIFIDRDNFNGVLKGIKPRLSYRVDNTLVRNGTQLGVELNFNALEDFEPQNVVKQVEPLRKLLEVRNKLADLRNKMGGNDKLEELLMDVLQNTEKLKTLGKEFGREAAVPATDGKE; translated from the coding sequence ATGGCGAAGAAGGAAAGTACCCAGCACAAACTCGACCGCGTTCGCGCGCCTCGGGTCCATATCACCTATGACGTGGATATCGGTGACGCTCAGGAAAAGAAAGAGCTGCCCTTTGTCGTCGGTGTGCTGGGCGATTTCTCCGGCAACCCGCTGGAGCCGCTGCCGAAGCTCAAAGAGCGCAAGTTCATTTTCATCGACCGCGACAACTTCAACGGCGTGCTCAAGGGCATCAAGCCGCGCCTGAGTTATCGGGTCGACAACACGCTGGTCAGGAACGGCACGCAGTTGGGCGTCGAGCTCAACTTCAACGCCCTCGAAGACTTCGAGCCGCAGAACGTGGTGAAGCAGGTCGAGCCGCTGCGCAAGCTGCTGGAAGTGCGCAACAAGCTGGCTGATCTGCGCAACAAGATGGGCGGTAACGACAAGCTCGAAGAGCTGCTCATGGACGTGTTGCAGAACACTGAAAAGTTGAAAACGCTGGGCAAGGAATTCGGCCGTGAAGCCGCTGTTCCAGCCACCGATGGCAAAGAGTAG
- a CDS encoding DUF6966 domain-containing protein, protein MKNISKISSIIVQTTDLLRKFGCPEWAVKLDACRIALPHDTTYALSQIVSLYGGSGSINDIVLYEQAKPLLNENNELHALLAELYDALVGSH, encoded by the coding sequence ATGAAAAACATCAGTAAAATCTCCTCGATCATCGTCCAAACGACCGACTTACTGCGCAAGTTCGGTTGCCCTGAATGGGCGGTCAAACTCGACGCATGCAGAATTGCCCTGCCCCACGACACTACGTACGCGTTGTCTCAAATCGTATCGCTGTACGGCGGATCAGGCTCGATCAACGACATCGTTCTGTATGAGCAGGCAAAACCCTTGTTGAACGAGAACAACGAACTGCACGCGCTGCTAGCAGAACTCTATGACGCTTTGGTGGGTAGCCATTAA
- a CDS encoding type VI secretion system Vgr family protein, with amino-acid sequence MISDLIGQITAQNNRLITFDSPLPPEQELILESFGGEEGLSILFEYELQLLSSDATIELKKLIGKKVSMEITLADGGTRIISGHCSHFNHVGANGGVANYVAKVVPWLWILSRRRDSRVFQDKTVEEIIKEVFTYYLSLASYEFRLSRALKPVSYCTQYQESDLNFVLRLLQEEGLFFNFEHSKDGHRLVIFDDSLNFGPLPDQPSIRFHTASVTEEFDSITEWSSQRTFHSTRLSLKSFDYKQPRFSNQVQLETIAKQGDVGQYEIFEYEGLYGYSDPQHGEQIARNRLEAMEVQGKTFQGKSNCRAMQPGYYFELTQHYDHDTGPVDDRRFLLLSVKHFGRNNYSGGGEAFYQNQFICIRRKIPFKPPMSTPRALISGPQTAIVVGPPGEEIYTDELGRVKVQFHWDRYGEFNDKSSCWVRVAQSGASGGFGSILIPRVGDEVVVVFLDGNPDRPLIMGSLYNSQNTPPWSLPANKTQSGFLTRSMKGDGGTANFFRFEDKAGAEQVIVHAERNMDTEIEVDEIHSVGSNRTITVGGTHTETIKKDTVMNVQEGSLTIQVDNQFIQVNAKRHIILQVGSSSIKLTPDGIEIKGDAIDILGKKTYVHGDRVDINK; translated from the coding sequence ATGATATCGGACCTTATCGGACAGATTACAGCCCAGAACAATCGGCTCATCACATTCGACTCCCCGTTGCCACCCGAGCAGGAACTGATCCTGGAAAGCTTTGGCGGTGAAGAGGGGCTTTCGATTCTGTTTGAATACGAATTACAGCTCTTGTCTAGCGACGCAACAATAGAGCTTAAGAAGTTGATCGGCAAGAAAGTTTCCATGGAAATCACCTTGGCCGATGGTGGAACCAGAATAATTAGCGGACATTGTTCGCATTTCAATCATGTCGGCGCTAATGGCGGGGTTGCCAACTACGTGGCCAAAGTTGTTCCTTGGCTGTGGATATTGAGCAGGCGTCGTGACTCACGTGTTTTTCAAGACAAAACTGTCGAGGAAATCATCAAGGAAGTTTTCACCTATTACCTCAGTCTGGCGAGTTATGAGTTCAGGCTGAGTCGCGCATTGAAGCCGGTTAGCTACTGTACTCAGTATCAGGAGTCAGACCTGAATTTTGTACTTAGACTTTTGCAAGAGGAAGGTTTGTTTTTCAATTTTGAGCACAGTAAAGATGGCCATCGATTGGTCATCTTTGACGATAGTCTCAACTTTGGCCCTTTACCGGATCAGCCGTCGATACGCTTCCACACGGCTTCTGTCACTGAAGAATTCGATTCTATTACTGAATGGTCGTCTCAGCGTACGTTCCACTCCACACGACTCTCATTGAAATCCTTTGATTACAAACAGCCCAGATTCTCTAATCAGGTGCAACTCGAAACCATTGCCAAGCAAGGCGATGTAGGGCAGTACGAGATTTTCGAGTACGAAGGGTTGTACGGTTATTCGGATCCACAGCACGGTGAGCAAATTGCGCGCAATCGTCTGGAGGCAATGGAAGTCCAAGGCAAAACCTTTCAGGGTAAAAGTAACTGTCGTGCGATGCAGCCCGGATACTACTTTGAATTGACCCAGCATTACGATCATGACACTGGACCCGTGGATGATCGGCGGTTTTTACTGTTGAGCGTCAAGCACTTTGGCCGTAATAACTATTCTGGTGGTGGAGAAGCCTTTTACCAAAACCAGTTTATTTGTATCCGCCGCAAGATCCCATTCAAGCCGCCTATGAGCACTCCGCGAGCTTTGATCAGTGGCCCGCAAACCGCCATAGTTGTGGGGCCGCCCGGAGAAGAGATCTACACCGACGAACTCGGTCGCGTAAAAGTCCAATTTCACTGGGACCGCTACGGCGAATTCAACGACAAGAGTTCGTGCTGGGTCCGCGTGGCCCAATCCGGAGCTAGCGGCGGCTTCGGCAGCATTCTGATTCCGCGGGTCGGCGATGAAGTCGTCGTGGTCTTTCTGGACGGCAACCCTGATCGTCCGTTGATCATGGGCAGCCTCTATAACAGTCAGAACACGCCGCCGTGGTCGCTGCCGGCGAACAAGACGCAGAGCGGATTTTTGACGCGGTCGATGAAGGGCGATGGCGGTACGGCGAACTTTTTCCGCTTTGAAGACAAGGCGGGGGCCGAGCAGGTCATCGTGCATGCCGAGCGCAACATGGACACCGAGATCGAGGTCGACGAGATCCACAGCGTCGGCAGCAATCGCACGATCACGGTCGGCGGCACGCACACCGAAACGATCAAGAAAGACACGGTGATGAATGTCCAGGAAGGCTCGTTGACGATTCAGGTCGACAACCAGTTCATTCAGGTCAATGCCAAGCGGCACATCATTCTTCAGGTGGGCAGTAGCAGTATCAAACTGACACCCGACGGAATCGAAATAAAGGGTGATGCCATCGATATTCTTGGCAAGAAGACCTATGTCCACGGTGATCGTGTCGATATCAACAAGTGA
- the tssE gene encoding type VI secretion system baseplate subunit TssE, with amino-acid sequence MSSQHKLLPSLLDRLLDDHPHQSMEASSQRLCSLADYKASIVRDLEVLVNTRQSLVANELEGFVNLGGTILDYGMPDFTSRSVLDPQDRLLIQRQLEKAITVGDRRFRSVKVQLLAQQTGQRMLTFRVDAVLRLQDITRQVSFDAVLQVNTQEYKVQNLN; translated from the coding sequence ATGAGTAGTCAACACAAGCTGTTGCCATCGTTGCTGGATCGATTGCTGGACGATCATCCGCATCAATCCATGGAAGCTTCATCGCAACGCTTGTGTTCGCTGGCCGATTACAAGGCCAGCATCGTTCGCGACCTGGAGGTGCTGGTCAACACGCGCCAGTCCCTGGTCGCCAACGAGCTGGAGGGTTTCGTCAATCTGGGCGGAACCATCCTCGACTACGGCATGCCGGATTTCACCAGTCGCAGCGTGCTTGATCCACAAGACCGCCTGTTGATTCAACGACAACTGGAGAAAGCGATCACCGTCGGCGATCGACGGTTTCGCAGCGTAAAAGTCCAACTGCTCGCCCAACAAACCGGCCAACGCATGCTGACCTTCCGCGTGGACGCAGTACTGCGCCTGCAGGACATCACCCGTCAGGTTTCCTTCGACGCGGTGCTGCAGGTCAACACCCAGGAATACAAAGTGCAGAACCTCAACTGA